The following proteins are co-located in the Blastocatellia bacterium genome:
- a CDS encoding acyl-CoA thioesterase, which produces MNASKTTITHLRVRYAETDQMGVVYHANYLIWFEVARVEWCRQRGINYRDLEQQHGLFMAVAEARCRYRHPAYYDDQIIISTQLTRLRSRSLTFAYKAIRATDGTLLAEGETVHIFLNRQRRPTAMPPELIAQMQA; this is translated from the coding sequence ATGAACGCATCCAAAACAACGATCACACACCTGCGCGTTCGATATGCCGAAACGGATCAAATGGGCGTTGTCTACCATGCCAATTACCTGATCTGGTTTGAAGTCGCCCGCGTTGAATGGTGTCGCCAACGCGGCATCAACTATCGTGACCTGGAACAACAACACGGGTTATTCATGGCCGTTGCTGAGGCTCGGTGTCGGTATCGCCATCCGGCGTATTATGACGACCAGATCATAATCTCGACGCAACTGACACGATTGCGGAGCCGCTCGCTGACGTTTGCATATAAAGCGATTCGCGCAACCGATGGAACGCTGTTAGCGGAAGGAGAGACGGTGCATATTTTTCTCAATCGGCAGCGGCGTCCCACCGCGATGCCGCCAGAATTGATCGCCCAAATGCAGGCTTGA
- a CDS encoding helix-turn-helix domain-containing protein, protein METQVESVVVEAQAATLGEELRRRRERLGISLNDIAQSTCISVRFLRAIEENDFSALPGGLFTRSFIRSFARAVGMDETHALKLYYQQSGEPEPTPPHLAPSALASKSGSPRWANVVITCAILVVLALGGLAGWHYWKRTYATTPVSTDVPTLAMPTPTPPAPSLPTPPAEQLQEPPAVVTAPATEQPPAQQPRAAAETEPLDTSAETQPEPEPSTSPPPLADIPIPTRLDLSIRAVGSSYVVVQADTDMARGETLQAGDRRVFQATNRIVIYNGDASQLLVTINGREIQLPPTITPDQPVIITRQTFPKFVKRP, encoded by the coding sequence ATGGAGACGCAGGTAGAGTCAGTTGTGGTAGAGGCGCAAGCTGCCACTCTCGGCGAGGAGCTAAGAAGACGGCGCGAGCGGCTGGGAATAAGCCTGAACGATATTGCGCAATCCACCTGCATCAGCGTGCGATTCCTTCGCGCCATTGAAGAGAACGACTTCAGCGCGCTGCCGGGCGGCTTGTTCACCCGCTCCTTCATTCGCTCATTTGCTCGCGCTGTCGGCATGGATGAAACTCATGCGCTGAAACTGTACTATCAACAGTCTGGAGAGCCGGAACCGACCCCGCCTCACTTGGCGCCGAGCGCGCTGGCAAGCAAGTCGGGGTCGCCACGGTGGGCGAATGTGGTCATCACCTGCGCGATCCTCGTTGTCCTAGCCCTGGGTGGGCTGGCCGGTTGGCATTATTGGAAGCGAACGTACGCAACCACGCCTGTTTCGACCGACGTGCCCACGCTGGCGATGCCAACACCAACACCACCGGCGCCCTCCTTACCGACTCCGCCAGCAGAACAACTGCAGGAGCCGCCAGCAGTTGTCACAGCGCCGGCCACGGAGCAGCCTCCAGCCCAACAACCCCGCGCCGCCGCTGAGACAGAACCACTGGACACATCGGCTGAGACACAGCCCGAGCCAGAACCATCCACCTCGCCGCCGCCCCTTGCAGATATTCCGATTCCAACTCGCCTTGACCTCAGCATCCGAGCGGTTGGCTCCAGCTATGTGGTGGTCCAAGCTGACACTGACATGGCGCGTGGCGAAACGCTTCAAGCAGGCGACCGGCGCGTCTTCCAGGCCACGAACCGTATCGTTATCTACAATGGCGATGCCTCTCAACTGCTGGTCACAATCAATGGGCGCGAAATTCAATTGCCGCCTACGATCACCCCCGATCAACCGGTGATCATCACTCGTCAAACATTCCCCAAATTTGTCAAGAGACCCTGA
- a CDS encoding bifunctional enoyl-CoA hydratase/phosphate acetyltransferase, producing MIHNLDELLTYAQRVGRRTTAVIGAQNRTALTAAIEAERLGLVRIILLGPANEIKQAWSDVAAAEVFPESVLDCADDETAARRAVQLVHAGDASILLKGAVDTATMMKAVLDPADGLRIGHLLSDVFVCEVRQPNETKLILITDGGVVPHPDRQQKVQIILNAVQVAHALGYAEPKVALLSATEKVSASIPSTLDAAIITQMNRRGQIPGCVVDGPLALDAAVCADAARVKQIESPVAGHADILVAPDMEAANILAKSTTYFAGFRLAHVVVGARAPILIPSRSDTAEAKLFSIALGLLMSEPSGRSE from the coding sequence ATGATTCACAACCTTGATGAACTTCTGACTTATGCGCAGCGTGTAGGGCGACGAACCACTGCCGTCATCGGCGCACAGAACCGCACAGCGCTGACGGCAGCTATCGAAGCTGAACGACTCGGCCTTGTTCGGATTATACTGCTTGGACCCGCGAATGAGATCAAGCAGGCGTGGTCAGATGTTGCCGCCGCAGAGGTTTTCCCCGAATCGGTGCTGGATTGCGCGGATGACGAAACGGCCGCCCGTCGCGCTGTTCAGTTGGTGCATGCGGGCGACGCTTCGATCTTGTTAAAAGGCGCTGTGGACACAGCGACCATGATGAAAGCAGTGCTGGACCCAGCCGATGGATTGCGCATCGGGCATTTGTTGAGCGACGTGTTCGTGTGTGAAGTCCGGCAACCGAATGAGACCAAGCTGATACTGATCACCGATGGCGGAGTGGTTCCTCATCCGGATCGCCAGCAAAAAGTCCAGATCATCCTGAACGCCGTACAGGTGGCTCACGCGCTCGGCTACGCAGAGCCAAAAGTCGCGTTGTTGTCGGCCACTGAAAAAGTTTCGGCGTCTATTCCTTCGACGCTCGACGCGGCCATCATCACTCAGATGAACCGTCGCGGGCAAATACCAGGCTGTGTGGTAGACGGCCCGCTGGCGCTGGACGCGGCTGTCTGTGCCGATGCAGCCCGCGTCAAACAGATTGAGTCGCCAGTCGCGGGTCATGCAGACATCCTCGTTGCGCCGGATATGGAAGCGGCCAATATATTGGCCAAGAGCACGACCTATTTCGCTGGGTTTCGGCTTGCGCATGTCGTTGTTGGCGCGCGCGCGCCGATCCTGATTCCCTCACGGTCTGACACAGCAGAGGCCAAACTCTTCTCCATTGCGTTGGGACTGCTGATGTCGGAGCCATCTGGGCGGTCAGAATAA